A segment of the Vibrio sp. YMD68 genome:
CGAGCTACCAAACTGCTCCATCCCGCGTCCGAATGCATTGTTTAAGACAATGACGCTATTGCCAATTTTCTTATTAATACTAAACGCACTAAAAGAGAATTTGGAGCGATACATCGGGTTCGAACCGATGACCTCAACCTTGGCAAGGTTGCGCTCTACCAACTGAGCTAGTATCGCATAAGTTAACCGTTTATCGTCGCTTCAATAAGCCATCAATCAACGTGTAACTGTAATGTGGTTGCGGGAGCCGGATTTGAACCGACGACCTTCGGGTTATGAGCCCGACGAGCTACCAAACTGCTCCATCCCGCGTCCGAATGCATTGTTTAAGACAATGACGCTATTGCCAATTTTCTTATTAATACTAAACGCACTAAAAGAGAATTTGGAGCGATACATCGGGTTCGAACCGATGACCTCAACCTTGGCAAGGTTGCGCTCTACCAACTGAGCTAGTATCGCATAAGTTAACCGTTTATCGTCGCTTCAATAAGCCATCAATCAACGTGTAACTGTAATGTGGTTGCGGGAGCCGGATTTGAACCGACGACCTTCGGGTTATGAGCCCGACGAGCTACCAAACTGCTCCATCCCGCGTCCGAATGCATTGTTTAAGACAATGACGCTATTGCCAATTTTCTTATTAATACTAAACGCACTAAAAGAGAATTTGGAGCGATACATCGGGTTCGAACCGATGACCTCAACCTTGGCAAGGTTGCGCTCTACCAACTGAGCTAGTATCGCATAAGTTAACCGTTTATCGTCGCTTCAATAAGCCATCAATCAACGTGTAACTGTAATGTGGTTGCGGGAGCCGGATTTGAACCGACGACCTTCGGGTTATGAGCCCGACGAGCTACCAAACTGCTCCATCCCGCGTCCGAATGCATTGTTTAAGACAATGACGCTATTGCCAATTTTCTTATTAATACTAAACGCACTAAAAGAGAATTTGGAGCGATACATCGGGTTCGAACCGATGACCTCAACCTTGGCAAGGTTGCGCTCTACCAACTGAGCTAGTATCGCTTTGACAACGTTTCCGTTGTTTAGGGATGCGAATTATAAGAGCATTTATTTGTGATGCAAGTCATTCCGATAAAAAAACAGCTTTTTTTTTCTATCCGCCTAAAAAGCCATCATAATTTCCAGTTTACTGACCTTATGACTAAAACCGACGAATCATTCAACTCACAAATTAAAGAGATAATGCGAGATAAGCCATTATTTGCCCAATCCAGTTCATGAATAGATCGAAGATATTGCTTCTTTGGTATAACTTTGATCAATATATCCACTCGTTTAAGTCGCGCCCCGTCATGGAAAGACAATTAATGCCTCTCTTAAAACACACTGTGATCTTATTGCATTACCGAACGGTAATACTCGTTAGCCTACTGTGCCTGACACTTTCCGGTTGTGGGACCGTACCGAAGCCAATCAGAAATCTAGGAAAGAGTGACATCGATTTTGTGATGGATGTACATGCTCGTCAACAAAAGCAGATGATGATTCGGCTCACCCAAAAATTGTACGCTCGTAATCCCTCCCAACTCAAAAAAAATGAAGGGATGACCGTAGAAAAACGCATTGAACAAATTTTTGGGTCTCTCGATGAAACGCAACTTCCTTCACTTGTCTTTGATGAACTCGACGGCATAACCAGTGTTGACGCGATTCTTTTAAGCTTTGACGAAAACTACCAAGGCGACAGAGTCTTTGCCGCCGTCGTTGGTCTTTCAGAAATGCTCAGGCGCTCTTACAACCACCAACAAGAGTTTTTTATTCTCGATTCACTTGATGAACAAGCGCTTTACAACAGTGCCCGCAATATCGAGATTTTTGTTTGGCGGCTTTACCACCGAAGAGACTCAAATGGAGACTTATTTATTCTAACAAATCGATTGAGTGAAACAGGCGCTGACACGAGCTTTGACCGCCTCTTTGCGAAAATGACGCTAGTTCAGGATATGATGGCGCTCATCGTGGCAGATAAAATGAATCGTAGTATCACAAAAGTCGTACATGGCGTTGCTCAATTCGCATTTTTACCCGTACCCTAATAAAAAATGCCAGCGTATGATAACTGGCATTCAAAATAGCAGGTATTAAATGAGAGGCGAAGCTCATTGCCCTTGGTTAGGGCTGAATTAAATCGAAATGATCGTTTGGCGGTAATATTTCAGCTCTGCAATAGACTCACGAATATCATCAAGCGCCAAGTGGCTGCCACTTTTAGAAAAGCCGTCCAACACTTCCGGTTTCCAGCGGCGTGTTAGCTCTTTTAACGTGCTAACATCGATATAACGGTAATGGAAATACTGCTCAAGTTCAGGCATGTGTTTGTACAAAAAACGACGATCTTGACCAATGCTGTTTCCACAGATAGGCGATGCTGATTTCGGCACCCATTTCTCTAAAAATTCAATCGTTTGTTTAATCGCGTCTTGCTCACTGACTTGGCTTTTACGCACACGTTCAACCAACCCACTCCCCGTATGAGTCGTGGTGCACCACTCATCCATTTTATCCAATTCGATGTCATCTTGATGAATGGCAAGAACCGGGCCTTCAGCTAAAATGTTGAGTTCACTATCAGTCACGACAGTGGCAATTTCAATGATCTTATGAGTTTCAGGATCTAAGCCTGTCATCTCAAGATCGACCCAAATTAAGTTTTGATCGCTAAAGGACATGAGTGAGTTGCCTATTTGTTTAAGGATAAAAGAGGTACTATACCCAAATAAGGATCCCCAAGATAGTTCTGAATCATTAGCATTCGCTGAAACAACAGGCCTTCCGAAGGTAGATCGCATCATCAATAACGTATTGAAGACATCATTGTGGCAAAAAAGAAAAAATTGACCAAAGGTCAAGTGCGAAGAGTACGCAGCAACCAAAATAGACGACTCAAGAAAGAAGACTCTATCCAATGGGATGAGAGCATGCTCGGTGGTGCTAAAAACGGTCTCGTTATCACTCGATTTGGCCAACATGCAGATATCGAAGATCTTGATACCAACGAAGTTCACCGTTGCAACTTGCGTCGCAGTATTGAAACATTAGTGTCTGGTGACAAAGTTATTTGGCGTGCGGGTTTAGAGTCGATGGCCGGTATTTCTGGTGTTGTAGAAGCCGTTGAACCCCGAACTTCAATGCTAACTCGCCCCGATTACTATGACGGTTTAAAACCGGTTGCGGCTAATGTCGACCAAATGGTTATCGTCTCTTCGGTATTACCTGAGCTTTCACTTAACATCATCGACCGTTATTTGATTGCTTCTGAAACTGTTAATATCGCGCCATTGGTGGTGCTAAATAAAGTGGACTTACTTACTGAACAACAGATTGGCGAGTACCGTGAAACGCTTAAAGAGTACGAGAAAATCGGCTACAAAGTGATGTTCGTGAGTAAAGAATCTGGCTATGGCATCAAAGAACTTGAGGCTGAACTCAAAGGTTGCATCAACATTTTTGTTGGGCAATCGGGTGTCGGTAAATCAAGTTTAGTGAACGCGTTAATGCCGACTTTAGATATCGAAGAAGGTGCGGTTTCTGAAAACTCAGGGCTTGGTCAGCACACCACCACAGCAGCGCGTTTGTATCACTTCCCTTCAGGCGGTGATTTGATTGACTCTCCGGGGGTTCGTGAGTTTGGTCTGTGGCACCTTGAACCCGACGAGATCACAGAAGCTTTCATTGAGTTTAAGCCCTATTTAGGTGGTTGCAAGTTCCGAGATTGTACACACAAAGATGACCCTGGTTGTATCCTACGTGAAGCTGTTGAAAACGGAAAAATCAGCAAACTTCGTTTCGACAACTACCACAGAATTATAGAAAGCATGGCAGAAAATAAAGCCAACCGACAATATTCTCGCAACAAAAAAGCCGATCTTTAAGCCATTTTTGTATGTAAATATTGTTAGGTTACTGACAATGAAATCATATTTAAGTACTATCTCGCGCCCAGAACAGAGTCGCACATTTAAACAGTATTGGAATTTTCATAATGGATAAAATTAAAGTTGAACTGCAGCACTGGCTACCAAAGCATGCTTTAACCCGTTTGGTCGGCAAATTGGCCTCTGCTCGATTGGGCAGTTTAACCACCGCGATTATTCGTGGATTTATCAAACAATACAAAGTCAACATGGATGAAGCGCTAGACTCCGATCCCTCTCACTTTAAAACATTTAACGAATTTTTCGTCCGTGAGTTAAAAGATGGACTTCGCCCTGTAGCTGAAGGTGATCAAGTGATCACTCACCCCGCCGATGCGTGTGTCAGTCAATTCGGCCCGATTGTCGATGGTAAACTGATCCAAGCTAAGGGCCACGATTACACGTCGGTCGAACTGCTTGGTGGCGATGAGGAACTGGCCAATGAATTTGCCGATGGTGAGTTTGCCACCTTATATCTTTCGCCAAGTGATTACCACCGTGTGCACATGCCGTGTGATGGTGTTTTACGCCAAATGATTTATGTACCGGGTGACCTGTTTTCTGTCAACCCATTGACCGCAGAGAACATCCCAAATTTATTTGCCCGCAACGAACGCGTGGTGTGTATCTTTGATACTGAGTTTGGCCCGATGGCACAAATTTTAGTGGGTGCCACGATTGTGGGTAGTATTGAACTGACCTGGGCAGGAACCGTCACTCCGCCTCGTGGCAATACGGTTTATCGTTGGAACTACCCAGCGGAAGGTAATAAATCGGTTCATCTCAAAAAAGGACAAGAGATGGGGCGCTTTAAGTTAGGTTCAACCGTCATCAACCTGTTCGCTAAAGACGCCATTACCTTTGAAGAAAGCATGCTGCTCTGTGCACCGACTCGCATGGGTGCACCATACGCTCACATCAAAGCAGGCGATAGCGCTGGCGAAGAATAACGCTGCAATAACAAAAGCGACATTCTAACTTATGCCCTGTTCATCACAGGGCATTTTTGATTAGAAACAAAACTCATCCAATAAAATCCACCACTTATCAAAACTATAACGCTCGTCCAAGTCCTCTATTTCCAAATCGCCTATTCTACTTTGACTCTCTTTTTATTGTAGGAATCGCTCCATGCCAGCACTGAATAAAGGTGTTTTAATAAAGTTGTTCATATGCTTTATGTTACCTCTCGCCGTTTTATTCATTCCGATTGATCTGATTCCTATCGATGATCTGACGCTGATACAACATCGGCTGCTTGCCATATTCCTACTCGCCGCTCTTCTATGGGTTTTAGAACCCGTCCCTGTTTTTGCTACATCCATATTGATCATTGCCCTCGAACTGATCATGATTTCCGATAAAGGCTTGCATTTCTTTCGCCAGCCTCCCGAAGGGCATGATTTAGGTGAGTTAATGAGTTACACCGATATTTTCAGTGCCTTTTCATCACCGATTATCATTTTATTTATGGGTGGTTTCGCCTTAGCCATTGCAGCGTCCAAATATGAACTGGACAACAACTTGGCCCGAGTTCTCCTCAAACCTTTTGGCACTCAACCTAAGTTCATCATGCTCGGTTTAATGCTGATTACTGCGGTCTTTTCCATGTTTATGTCTAATACCGCAACAACGGTCATGATGCTGGCCCTTCTCGGCCCCATTGTTGCCTCGGCGCCTAAAGGTGATTTGGGCATTAAAGCTCTGGTTCTTTGTATCCCTATCGCAGCCAACACGGGGGGCATCGCGACACCCATAGGCACCCCACCAAACGCCATTGCCCTGCAATATTTGACCGGAGAAAACAGTATCGATTTTCTTTCGTGGATGATGATGGGCCTACCGTTTGTTGTTATTCAATTGACCTTTGCCTGGTTTCTCCTACAAAAACTGTTTCCATCGCAGCAACAACAAATGATCTTAAAGCTAAATGGAAAGTTTAAAACCAGCTGGCGAGCCATCACGGTCTACATAACATTTGGCATGACCATCTTACTTTGGATGACAACCAAAGTGCATGGCATGAACACATATGTAGTTTCCATCATCCCCCTTGCAGTATTTACCTTGACTGGGATTATGGGGAAAGAGGAGCTAAAGCAGATTAACTGGGATGTCCTCTGGCTGGTCGCCGGTGGTATCGCTATTGGGATTGGCCTTGATAAAACAGGGTTAGCGGTTGCCCTTGCCCATGCTATTGACTATGAATCGCTCTCTCCTGTTGCCGTCGTGTTGACTCTTTCTGTGGTCTGCTGGTTAATGGCTAACTTCATGTCCAATACTGCCACCGCAAACTTACTGATGCCAATTGCCGCAGCGATTGGGGCTTCAATGGAAAGCCTTACCGCAGTTGGCGGTCTTCAAGGATTGCTGGTCGTGGTGGCGTTCTCGGCCTCACTTGGGATGATTCTTCCCGTCTCGACGCCACCGAATTCATTGGCCTATTCAACCGGCCTGATTGAAAGTAAAGACATGGCCAAAACCGGATTAATTATCGGGGTAATGGGCTTACTGATTGTTTACGCCGCTCTGTTGATATTGACCTAAAAAGGACCGAATACGCCACATGACCCTAATCTGAATTGGACGAGGATATATCCCTAGGCAATGATTCAAGATTAGGGCATATTGTAAGCCATTAATCACCTACGAACTCTAGGAAGACGCGACGTGGGATTTGAATGGCTCGCGCTCGCAGCCGCATTTCTTTGGGCAATCGCCAGCTTGCTCTCAGTAAAACCATCATTGCATTTAGGATCGTTTGCCTACAGTCGCTGGCGCATGGGGTGTACTTCCCTCATCCTGTCTTGTATGGCGCTCTTTACCGGCGGTTGGGGAACGATTGAACTCAGTGATATTACCCCAATGATGCTGTCTGGCCTGATTGGCATCTTTATCGGTGACACCGCTTTATTCGCCTGTCTCAATCGCATGGGTCCAAGGCAAGCAGGGCTTCTCTTTTCTTGTCATGCGGTATTTTCCGGTATTCTTGGGTACTTTATTTTTAGTGAAACCATGAGTTCAATGGAACTAATGGGTTCGGTGCCGGTGTTTTCTGGTGTTGTTACGGCTATTTTCTTTGGCCGAAAAGGTCGACAACAAAGCAATCTCGATACGATCAAAGGAAAGGTGTGGATTGGTCTCGCATTAGGGCTTCTTGCCGCTTTATGCCAAGCACTCGGTGGAATCATTGCAAAACCGGTTATGCTGACTTCTGTTGATCCTATCGCAGCGTCTGCTATACGAATGATCACCGCTTTTGTCGCTCACAGTCTCTTTTTGTTGTCTGGAGCAAAATTAGCGAAAGCCAGCAATCCAATGACCATGAACATCTTTACGATTACCGCCATTAATGGATTTCTTGCGATGGCGGTAGGGATGACATTGATATTGTTCGCACTGCAAACCGGAAATGTCGGCATGGTTGCCCTGCTTTCCTCCACCACACCAATCATGCTCTTACCGATACTCTGGTTCTACACCAAGCAACTCCCTAATATTTATGCCTGGATCGGGGCTGTTGTTGCCGTGATCGGTACGGCCGTTTTGGTGCAATAATAAAACTTTCATTTGTCATTATAATTTGATCAATAGGCTACCCTTTCTTGTAGCGATAGGAAGAATCATTGATCTTTAGCTACTGCAAACCCTTTAAAGTGTAGTAAAATTACGCTAATTTGTTTTTAAAGTTACTTTAATTTTGGACGAGGTTATATCTATGTCAGCTAAGAAGCCAATGGCTCTAGTGATTCTTGATGGTTGGGGATACCGTGAAGATAACGCCAGCAATGCAATCAACAACGCTAAAACTCCAGTGATGGATGCCCTTATTGCAAACAACCCAAACA
Coding sequences within it:
- the orn gene encoding oligoribonuclease, which translates into the protein MSFSDQNLIWVDLEMTGLDPETHKIIEIATVVTDSELNILAEGPVLAIHQDDIELDKMDEWCTTTHTGSGLVERVRKSQVSEQDAIKQTIEFLEKWVPKSASPICGNSIGQDRRFLYKHMPELEQYFHYRYIDVSTLKELTRRWKPEVLDGFSKSGSHLALDDIRESIAELKYYRQTIISI
- a CDS encoding DMT family transporter, translated to MGFEWLALAAAFLWAIASLLSVKPSLHLGSFAYSRWRMGCTSLILSCMALFTGGWGTIELSDITPMMLSGLIGIFIGDTALFACLNRMGPRQAGLLFSCHAVFSGILGYFIFSETMSSMELMGSVPVFSGVVTAIFFGRKGRQQSNLDTIKGKVWIGLALGLLAALCQALGGIIAKPVMLTSVDPIAASAIRMITAFVAHSLFLLSGAKLAKASNPMTMNIFTITAINGFLAMAVGMTLILFALQTGNVGMVALLSSTTPIMLLPILWFYTKQLPNIYAWIGAVVAVIGTAVLVQ
- a CDS encoding SLC13 family permease, giving the protein MPALNKGVLIKLFICFMLPLAVLFIPIDLIPIDDLTLIQHRLLAIFLLAALLWVLEPVPVFATSILIIALELIMISDKGLHFFRQPPEGHDLGELMSYTDIFSAFSSPIIILFMGGFALAIAASKYELDNNLARVLLKPFGTQPKFIMLGLMLITAVFSMFMSNTATTVMMLALLGPIVASAPKGDLGIKALVLCIPIAANTGGIATPIGTPPNAIALQYLTGENSIDFLSWMMMGLPFVVIQLTFAWFLLQKLFPSQQQQMILKLNGKFKTSWRAITVYITFGMTILLWMTTKVHGMNTYVVSIIPLAVFTLTGIMGKEELKQINWDVLWLVAGGIAIGIGLDKTGLAVALAHAIDYESLSPVAVVLTLSVVCWLMANFMSNTATANLLMPIAAAIGASMESLTAVGGLQGLLVVVAFSASLGMILPVSTPPNSLAYSTGLIESKDMAKTGLIIGVMGLLIVYAALLILT
- the rsgA gene encoding small ribosomal subunit biogenesis GTPase RsgA codes for the protein MAKKKKLTKGQVRRVRSNQNRRLKKEDSIQWDESMLGGAKNGLVITRFGQHADIEDLDTNEVHRCNLRRSIETLVSGDKVIWRAGLESMAGISGVVEAVEPRTSMLTRPDYYDGLKPVAANVDQMVIVSSVLPELSLNIIDRYLIASETVNIAPLVVLNKVDLLTEQQIGEYRETLKEYEKIGYKVMFVSKESGYGIKELEAELKGCINIFVGQSGVGKSSLVNALMPTLDIEEGAVSENSGLGQHTTTAARLYHFPSGGDLIDSPGVREFGLWHLEPDEITEAFIEFKPYLGGCKFRDCTHKDDPGCILREAVENGKISKLRFDNYHRIIESMAENKANRQYSRNKKADL
- the asd gene encoding archaetidylserine decarboxylase (Phosphatidylserine decarboxylase is synthesized as a single chain precursor. Generation of the pyruvoyl active site from a Ser is coupled to cleavage of a Gly-Ser bond between the larger (beta) and smaller (alpha chains). It is an integral membrane protein.); translation: MDKIKVELQHWLPKHALTRLVGKLASARLGSLTTAIIRGFIKQYKVNMDEALDSDPSHFKTFNEFFVRELKDGLRPVAEGDQVITHPADACVSQFGPIVDGKLIQAKGHDYTSVELLGGDEELANEFADGEFATLYLSPSDYHRVHMPCDGVLRQMIYVPGDLFSVNPLTAENIPNLFARNERVVCIFDTEFGPMAQILVGATIVGSIELTWAGTVTPPRGNTVYRWNYPAEGNKSVHLKKGQEMGRFKLGSTVINLFAKDAITFEESMLLCAPTRMGAPYAHIKAGDSAGEE